Proteins from a single region of Octopus bimaculoides isolate UCB-OBI-ISO-001 chromosome 11, ASM119413v2, whole genome shotgun sequence:
- the LOC106867927 gene encoding retinol dehydrogenase 13: protein MAGGGISTAFDTFFSSWFPIIFALIGGFAFAFRQYLRGTPYQSKKQLKKETVLVTGATSGMGQAAASDFASRGARVVMACRDIEAGQKVAKEIQKKTNNTNVTALHCDLSSLDSVRKFVEEFKKCESQLHILINNAGVMMCPKTLSTDKFEMQFAVNYLGPFLLTHLLLDIMKASAPARIVNITAHAHQLGSINFDDLNHDEDYNPGHAYAQSKLAVAMFTITLAKYLEGSQVIVNCMNPGIVNTNLHRHMPFRAHSFINLCFSPFIWYMFKKPEDGINTIMFCALEDALGNTSGKYFVECCPVNWHESTQDEDVQKKLWEESLKWTNLKLKS, encoded by the exons GCAATATTTACGGGGAACACCTTATCAGAGcaaaaaacaactgaaaaaagAGACTGTACTAGTGACAGGGGCAACTTCAGGAATGGGTCAAGCTGCTGCTTCTGATTTTGCTTCAAGAG GAGCTCGTGTCGTAATGGCATGTCGGGATATTGAAGCTGGCCAAAAAGTTGCTAAGGAAATCCAGAAAAAGACAAATAATACTAACGTGACAGCTTTACATTGTGATTTAAGCTCCCTTGATTCTGTTCGGAAGTTTgttgaagaatttaaaaaat GTGAATCTCAGCTGCACATTCTTATTAATAATGCTGGTGTGATGATGTGTCCAAAAACCTTGTCTACAGATAAATTTGAGATGCAGTTTGCTGTGAATTACCTGG GGCCGTTTTTGCTTACACATCTTTTACTGGATATCATGAAAGCATCAGCACCAGCTCGTATTGTCAACATCACAGCACATGCCCACCAACTGGGAAGCATAAATTTTGATGATTTAAACCATGATGAAGATTATAACCCTGGGCATGCTTATGCACAGAGCAAGTTGGCGGTTGCTATGTTTACTATAACATTGGCAAAATACTTGGAAG GTAGTCAAGTGATCGTTAACTGTATGAATCCAGGAATTGTAAACACCAATTTACACCGCCATATGCCTTTCCGTGCACATTCTTTTATCAATTTGTGTTTTTCACCATTTATATGGTACATGTTCAAGAAACCAGAAGATGGAATCAACACAATAATGTTTTGTGCTCTTGAAGATGCCTTAGGAAATACaagtggaaaatattttgt agAATGTTGTCCAGTTAATTGGCACGAGAGTACACAGGATGAAGATGTCCAGAAAAAATTGTGGGAAGAAAGTTTGAAATGGacaaatttaaaattgaaaagtTGA